TGCGTGCCGTGGACTTCGACGACTACCGCGACGCCGTCATCGTCGACGCCGGCCGCACCGACGGGGACGCGGTGACGCCTGCCGCGAACCAGGCCGCGCGGCTGGTCTTCCGCAATGTGGACCTCACCGGCGCGGCCACGCTGACCGCCGAGGTCTCCCGCACCGCGCCCGGCCCGGCCGGCCTGGACGTCTACGCGGACGGACTGCTGCTCGCTGCACTGCCGGTGGATTCGACCGGCGACCGGTACACCTGGACCACCGTCAGCGCCGCCCTGGGCCACCAGCACGGCACGCTCAGCGAACTGACGGTCGTACTCACCGGTGAACAGCGTCTCGCCGCGCTGACGTTCGCGCCCTGAACGGCGCCCACCCACCCGCCCACCACGCCGCCAAGGACTTCACACCGATGACCTCCGCCACCAGCCCGGTGATCCCGGGCTTCCATCCCGACCCCAGCGTCTGCCGGGTCGGCGAGGACTACTACCTCGTCTGCTCCAGCTTCGAGTACTTCCCCGGCCTGCCCGTCTTCCACAGCCGCGACCTGGTCAACTGGACCCAGATCGGCAATGCCCTGGACCGCCCCAGCCAGCTCGACCTCCCTCCGGACACCCCCTCCTCCGGCGGCCTGTACGCCCCTACCCTGCGCCACCACGACGGTCGCTTCTGGCTGATCGTCACCAATGTCGCCTCCGGCGGCGGCAACATGGTCTACACCGCGACCGACCCGGCAGGCCCCTGGTCCGATCCCGTCCGCGTCCCCGGCGTCCCCGGCATCGACCCCGACCTCGCCTGGGACGAGGACGGCACCTGCTGGTGCACCTACGCCGGGGTCGCCCAGGTCCGCCTCGACCCCTCTACCGGCGAAATCCTCGGCGAGCCCTACCCCGTCTGGTCCGGCACCCCCGGCGCCACCGCGCCCGAGGCGCCGCACCTCTACCGCATCGGCGACCACTGGTACCTGATGCTCGCCGAGGGCGGCACCGAACGCGGCCACAGCGTCTCCATCGCCCGCGGCCCCTCCCCCAGCGGCCCCTTCGAGCCGTGCCCGGCCAACCCGATCCTCACTCACCGCGGCACCAGCAAGCCGGTCCAGAACACCGGCCACGCCGACCTGGTGCAGGCGCCCGACGGCAGCTGGTGGATGCTGCTGCTGGCCGTCCGGCCCCAGGGCGGCACCCCCGGCTGGCACGTACTCGGCCGCGAGACCTTCCTGGCCCCGGTCAGCTGGGAGGACGGCTGGCCCGTGATCGGCGAGGTCGGCGTGGAGCGCGCCGAGCTGCCCTGGCCGGTGGCGGCCCCCACCCCCGAGCCGGAGCGGGACGACTTCGAGCCGGGCGACCTGGCACACCACTGGATCTCCCTGCGCGACCGGCCCACCGAGCTGGTCAGCACCAAGGAGCGCGACAGCTGGCTGACCCTGCGCGCCCGCGGCGCCTCCCTGGACGAGCCCGACGTGGTCCTGCTGGGCCGCCGCCAGCAGCACCTCGCCTTCCGTGCCCGCACCCTGATCGATACGGCCGAGGGCAGCGGGGGGCTCGCCGTGCGCCTGGACGAGTTCCACCACTACAGCATCGAGGCGACCCCCGGGGGCCGACTCTCGGTCATCGCCAGGATCGGCTCGCTGCGCACCATCACCGCCGAACACACCCTCCCGGCAGGCCCGGTGACCCTCTTCGTCCGCACCGGACCCGCCCCCGAGCCGCACTGCGCGCGCACCGGCCCGGACTCCCTTGTCTTCGGCTTCGAGTCCGCCGACGGAACGGCGACCGACCTGGCCACCCTGGACGGCCGCTACCTCTCCACCGAGGTCGCCGGCGGCTTCACCGGACGCGTCATCAGCCTCTACGCCGCCACCGGGACCACCCACTTCGACTGGTTCGACTACGCACCCCTGGTTCGCTAGGGCCTGCAGACACCTGTGGCGGTCCCGGTGCCTCCGGACCGCCACAGGCCCCCACCCACCCGCCCGAAGGGACAGCACGTGCACTCGACCGGCTCCACCAGGGGCTGGTGAACCGTCGTCAGCGGCGGCTCCACCCGGGAAGCCACCGGCAGGTCATCGAATCCGACCACGCTCAGATCGCCGGGGATGGTCAGCCGCGACTCCCGAGCCGCCTGGTAGCCGCCCAGGGCCCGCAGATCGTTGGCGGTGAGAACGGCGGTCGGCCGATCGGCGCGGCCCAGCAGCACCAGCGCCGCCTTCCTTCCAGCCTCGCCGGCCGGCTCCGTCCGCACGAGTCAGCGCACGCTTCCAGCCCACACCATGACGCACCCCGTACGAACGGAGCACCCTCCTGATGAAGTTCACCGACGGCTACTGGCTGCACCGCCCGCTACGCCGCCGAGGTATCCGATGTGCAGGCCGACGAACAACGGTTGACCCTGTACGCACCCGTCAAGCACGTGCGGCACCCTTGGCGGCGCGGTCGACGGCGTACGTGCGGGCCTGCTCGGCAGTGGCGCGCCAGGGCAGGCCCCACGCCGTGGCGGCGGCGATGAGGGCGGGCGTGCCGTCGGCGTGCACGAGGCTGCGGCCGCCCGGTGACATCCGCCAGAAGCCGTGGCGGCGGAAGGGGGAGGCGGCGGCGGGGTCCGTCTCGCCGATGGTCAGGGTTCCCGTACGGCCGTGAAGTCCCGGATCCGCCACGCTGCTGACGGTCCGCCAGCTCCACTCACCGGCCAGTCCGGGTGAGGCAAAGCGGACGGCCCAGCGGCGGCCGCCGTCCCAGAAGGCCGGCTTGCGGACGACCGTTCCGCTGGCGGGGTGTCTGAACTCGGCCTCCAACTCGACCTCGGTGTACGGGGATTGGTGGTCCTGCGCGGCTTCGAACGCGATGTCCACCGGGGACCAGGGGGTGTGGGGCTCGGTCGCGGGGTTGGGATCCGTTCTCTCGGCGAAGGTCACGAGGTCCTTGTCCCAGGTGGCGCCGAGCCCCACTGCCTGCGGAAAGACCGTGGCCTCGCCGAGCCAGTCCACGCCGTGCAGCGCCCCCGTACCGGTCCGGAAGGAGGCGACACCCAGGCGCTCGACAGGCGGTGCAGCAGGGCGATCCTCTCGTCGAGCGTGAGCCGTTGCAGCAGGTCGTCGACGCGCTTCACCTGTGGGCGAGCGGGATCGCAAAACGGTGGCCGGCCGGCGTCGGGCAGGAAGGCAGAACCCACGGGAGAAACCCCTCAACGAGTGGGACAGGAAAGCAGTGATGAAGCGCTTCGACGCTGTCATCGTGCCCCTGGTCGGGTGTCAATGCCCGAAATGTAGAAAGCTTCTTTTGGTCCAACCCTTGTTTCGCTGAAAAGACCTCATTACCTTGCGTCGTGATGTGAAGCGCTTCGACACTCTCGCGCTCTCCCTCGGGGGAAGGGCCGCCCCGGCCGACAGGAAGGAAGCCGAGACACCACCATGGTGACCATCGCCGACGTGGCCCGGCGCGCGGGCGTCTCGACCAGCACGGTAAGTGACGTGCTCAACGGCAGGACCTCAGCGTCCGACGCGACCCGGCGCCGTGTGCAGCGCTCCGTGGCCGAGCTCGGCTACCACCCCATCGCCGGCGCCAAGGCGCTGGCCGGCCGCCGCTCGCACATCATCGCGCTGGCCATGCCGCTGCGCACCGACATGTACCTCCCGGTCATGATGGAGGCCGCCGTCTGCGTCACCACTACCGCCCGCCGTCACGCCTACGACGTCGTGCTGATCACGAGCGACGAAGGTCCTGAGGGCGTGCGGCGCGTTGCGGCGAGCGGTCTCGCGGACGGCGTGATTCTCATGGCCGTCGAGCTCGACGGCCCGCGCATCCAGGTACTGCGGGAGCAGGGCACTTCATCGGCTACGGCTCCCGGATCTACGAACGGCACGACGGGTACGCCGAACGCACCCTCGCAGGGTCGCCGAGCGGCTGGGAACCACCGGGTTCGTGGTGCAGCACGAGGAGGTGGCCTCCGTGTCGGGACCGTCCAGGGAACTGGGCCGGGACGCCACCCGTGGTTTCAGCACCCACCAGCCAACTCCCCCGACGGCATCGCTCAAGGGGTTGATGTTGTCCACGGGGCTCCTACTCCTTTTGATGCTCGACGTTTCGACCGTAGTTCGTGATATCGAACAGAGCGGAGCGTTCCTCTTTGCACTCCCCCACCCCCTGACGCACCGACTTCCACACCGCCAACTCCTGGGAGCTCTCCCAGGCTTCCTGGCGCCCTCCACGGCATCCGCACTCGAGGAGACACCATGGTCACCCACGGAACGTCACGCTCGCAAACACCAAGCACCCTTCAGCAAAGGCGATTTGAGCTGTCGGGACGAAGAAGCGTGACAGCCCCCCTCAGTACCGTGCCCGGCCGCGATCTGGCCCACGCGTTCGCTATACGGCTCGCGCCTGCCGTTACCCAGGCTCCCGTGGACGTGGACCTGACCGATGCCCCCGGGAGCAGCCTGTGACGTCTGTCAAGCAGGCCTTGGTCGTCCGCGGGGGCTGGAACGGGCACGTCCCCGTGGCCGCCACCGACCGCTACGTCACGACACTCAAGGCGGACGGCTACGCAGTGACCGTCTCCGGCACGCTCGACAGCTACCTCGATGAGGAGCTGCTGGCCGCCACGGACCTGGTGGTGCAGTGCTGGACGATGGGCGAGATCACCGGCCCGCAGGCGGAGGGCCTGAGCCGGGCCGTCCGGGCGGGGACCGGTCTGGCCGGCTGGCACGGAGGCATCGTCGACGCGTTCCGCGCCGAGACCCGCTATCAGATAATGACGGGCGGCCAGTTCGTGCACCACGCACGGGAGTTCACGACCTTCGAGGTGCGTCCGGTGCCGGGAAAAGACGATCATCCGGTGCTGGCCGGGATCGCACCCTTCACCGTCACCACCGAGCAGTACTACCTGCACGTGGATCCTGCGATCGAGGTACTCGCCGTCGCCGGGTACGGCCCCGATCCCGACCATCCCGAACTCGTCGGCACGCCGGTGCCGGTCACCTGGGCCAAGCGCTGGGGCGCGGGCCGGGTGTTCGTCACCACCCTCGGACACAACTTCGCCGACCTGGAGGTTCCCGAGGTCGACACGATGATCCGGAAGGGCATGGCATGGGCGACCCGTTGACGGAACGCCCCGCAGCCCTGCGGATCGGGCTGGTCGGCGCCGGACAGATCAGCGGCGCCTATCTGCGGACCCTCCCCACGCTGGCGAATCTGAGCGTCACGGCCGTCGCCGACCTGGACGCGGCCCGCGCCCGCGCCGTCGCGGCCACCGTCCCCGGCGCCCGCGCCACGACCGTCAATGAGCTGTGCACGGCCGACGACGTCGACCTCGTCCTCAACCTGACCGTCCCCGCCGCCCACGCCGAGGTCGCCCATGCCGCGATCGCCGCGGGCAAGCACGTCTACGGCGAGAAGCCCCTGGCCGCAACCACGGCTGAGGCCCGATCCGTCCTCGACGCGGCCGAAGCGGCGGGGGTACGGGTGGGCTGCGCGCCGGACACCGTCCTGGGCGCGGGCGTGCAGACCGCCCGCGCGGTGCTGGACGGCGGGGAGCTCGGCACATCCGTCGCCGCGACCGCCTTCATGACGGTCCCTGGCCCTGAACTCTGGCACCCGGCACCGGAGTTCTACTACCGGCCGGGCGGCGGACCGCTGTTCGACATGGGGCCGTACTACCTCACCGCGCTCGTCACCCTGCTCGGTCCGGTGCGCAAGGTGGTCGGCATGACCTCGGCCTCGCGGTCCGAGCGCACCGTCGGCCACGGCCCGCGCGCGGGCACCACATTCCCGGTGGAGGTGGCCACCCACGTGACCGGCGTTCTGGAGCACGCGAGCGGGGCCCTGTCGACGCTGGTGATGTCGTTCGACGTCTGGGCAGCGGGCCTGCCGCACATCGAGATCTACGGAACGCAAGGCTCGCTGTCCGTCCCCGACCCGAACTACTTCGACGGCCCGGTGCGCCTCTGCCGGGCCGGCGCGGAGACCAAGGACTGGGAGGACGTCCCCGTGCGGGGCGGCTACCCGGGCGCCGAGCGCGGCTACGGCATCGCCGACCTGGCAGCCGCCCACGCCTCCGACACCCCGCACCGCGCGGACGGCGGCCTCGCCTATCACGTCCTGGAGGTCATGGAGGCGCTGCTCGTCACGGCCGAAGCCGGACAGCCGGTCCACATCACCAGCACCCTCGTGCGGCCGGCTGCCGTACCGCCGCAGGCGGGCCGGGCGTTCGCCGCGCACACCGGCCACTGACACCGAAGAAGCGAAGGAACACTCATCATGATCGACACCCGCGTCCTCCTCGACTGGGGCCACGACGCCTTGCGCCTGATCATCGACGCCGACCAGGACGGCCGTCCGCGACTCCGTCACCTCGGCGCCCCCGACACCGCGCCCAGGCCGGCTGGTTCGAGGGAGTCGCTGCCGCTGGTCGAGGCCATGGTGGGCGGCTGTTCGTCGGGCCGGCAGGTGGTCGACGGCGTCGGCGCACGACTGCGCCACGTGGGCCACGAGGTGCAACGTGACGGGGCCTGGCACCAGTTGACCGTCCGCCTGCACGACCCCGAGACGGACCTCGCCGCCGACGTGGTCTACCGCTCGCCCGACGGCATCCCCGTCCTGCGCGCACACGTGGAGCTGCGCAACGGGGGCAGCAACCCGCTCGACCTGGAGTCGGTCACCTCCCTCGTCCTCGGCGTCCTCACCATGGACCCGGCGCAGTTGGTGACCGCGGACCTGCTGTGGGCGGAGAGCGACTGGATCAACGAGCACCGCTGGCAGCGGCGCCCGTTGCGCCAGGCCGTCCCGTACATCAACGGCCGCGTCCACCAGCCCTACCGCATGGGGACCTTCACCATCGCCGGGAAGGGTTCCTGTTCCACCGGCGGTCACCTGCCGATGGGCGCGCTGAGCGACCGCGAGACGGGGCGGACCTGGCTGTGGCAGCTGGAGACCAACGGTGGTGGCTGGCAGTGGGATTGCGGGGAGAGCAGGGACACGGGATTCCTGTCCCTGTCCGGCCCCACCAACCTCCGGCACGGCTGGTCGCACCGTCTTGAGCCGGGGGCGAGTTTCACGACCGTACCCGTGGCCCTCGCCCTCACCGAGGCCGGCGGCACCGACGAGGCGTTCGCCGCCCTCACCCGATACCG
This is a stretch of genomic DNA from Streptomyces sp. NBC_00285. It encodes these proteins:
- a CDS encoding glycoside hydrolase family 43 protein — protein: MTSATSPVIPGFHPDPSVCRVGEDYYLVCSSFEYFPGLPVFHSRDLVNWTQIGNALDRPSQLDLPPDTPSSGGLYAPTLRHHDGRFWLIVTNVASGGGNMVYTATDPAGPWSDPVRVPGVPGIDPDLAWDEDGTCWCTYAGVAQVRLDPSTGEILGEPYPVWSGTPGATAPEAPHLYRIGDHWYLMLAEGGTERGHSVSIARGPSPSGPFEPCPANPILTHRGTSKPVQNTGHADLVQAPDGSWWMLLLAVRPQGGTPGWHVLGRETFLAPVSWEDGWPVIGEVGVERAELPWPVAAPTPEPERDDFEPGDLAHHWISLRDRPTELVSTKERDSWLTLRARGASLDEPDVVLLGRRQQHLAFRARTLIDTAEGSGGLAVRLDEFHHYSIEATPGGRLSVIARIGSLRTITAEHTLPAGPVTLFVRTGPAPEPHCARTGPDSLVFGFESADGTATDLATLDGRYLSTEVAGGFTGRVISLYAATGTTHFDWFDYAPLVR
- a CDS encoding DUF5060 domain-containing protein, translated to MTFAERTDPNPATEPHTPWSPVDIAFEAAQDHQSPYTEVELEAEFRHPASGTVVRKPAFWDGGRRWAVRFASPGLAGEWSWRTVSSVADPGLHGRTGTLTIGETDPAAASPFRRHGFWRMSPGGRSLVHADGTPALIAAATAWGLPWRATAEQARTYAVDRAAKGAARA
- a CDS encoding LacI family DNA-binding transcriptional regulator translates to MVTIADVARRAGVSTSTVSDVLNGRTSASDATRRRVQRSVAELGYHPIAGAKALAGRRSHIIALAMPLRTDMYLPVMMEAAVCVTTTARRHAYDVVLITSDEGPEGVRRVAASGLADGVILMAVELDGPRIQVLREQGTSSATAPGSTNGTTGTPNAPSQGRRAAGNHRVRGAARGGGLRVGTVQGTGPGRHPWFQHPPANSPDGIAQGVDVVHGAPTPFDARRFDRSS
- a CDS encoding ThuA domain-containing protein yields the protein MTSVKQALVVRGGWNGHVPVAATDRYVTTLKADGYAVTVSGTLDSYLDEELLAATDLVVQCWTMGEITGPQAEGLSRAVRAGTGLAGWHGGIVDAFRAETRYQIMTGGQFVHHAREFTTFEVRPVPGKDDHPVLAGIAPFTVTTEQYYLHVDPAIEVLAVAGYGPDPDHPELVGTPVPVTWAKRWGAGRVFVTTLGHNFADLEVPEVDTMIRKGMAWATR
- a CDS encoding Gfo/Idh/MocA family protein, with product MGDPLTERPAALRIGLVGAGQISGAYLRTLPTLANLSVTAVADLDAARARAVAATVPGARATTVNELCTADDVDLVLNLTVPAAHAEVAHAAIAAGKHVYGEKPLAATTAEARSVLDAAEAAGVRVGCAPDTVLGAGVQTARAVLDGGELGTSVAATAFMTVPGPELWHPAPEFYYRPGGGPLFDMGPYYLTALVTLLGPVRKVVGMTSASRSERTVGHGPRAGTTFPVEVATHVTGVLEHASGALSTLVMSFDVWAAGLPHIEIYGTQGSLSVPDPNYFDGPVRLCRAGAETKDWEDVPVRGGYPGAERGYGIADLAAAHASDTPHRADGGLAYHVLEVMEALLVTAEAGQPVHITSTLVRPAAVPPQAGRAFAAHTGH